The Labrenzia sp. CE80 genome window below encodes:
- a CDS encoding crotonase/enoyl-CoA hydratase family protein: MSFETISISTDDRGVATLTLDREDKHNALSARMIDELTAAAAQLGADDEVRVVVLTGAGASFCAGGDLGWMREQFYADRETRMAEARKLAMMLKALNELPRPLIGKVQGQAFGGGIGMMSVCDVAVAVSGAKFGLTETRLGLIPATISPYVLARMGEGKARRVFMSARLFGAEEARDLGLVAKVVEPDDLDAAIEAEIKPYLGAAPAAVAASKALARSLGPVISDTEIDDTIRRLADTWETPEAQEGISAFFDKRKPNWVTKS, translated from the coding sequence ATGAGCTTTGAAACCATCTCCATTTCAACGGATGACCGCGGTGTCGCGACCCTGACGCTGGACCGGGAAGACAAGCACAACGCCCTTTCCGCCAGAATGATCGACGAGCTGACAGCTGCGGCCGCCCAGCTGGGCGCGGATGACGAGGTTCGGGTCGTGGTTCTGACGGGCGCCGGAGCCAGCTTCTGCGCGGGCGGAGATCTGGGCTGGATGCGAGAGCAGTTTTATGCCGACCGGGAAACCCGCATGGCCGAGGCCCGCAAGCTTGCCATGATGTTGAAGGCTCTGAATGAACTGCCAAGGCCGCTGATCGGCAAGGTGCAGGGCCAGGCGTTCGGCGGTGGCATCGGCATGATGAGCGTCTGCGATGTCGCCGTCGCCGTCAGCGGTGCGAAATTCGGTCTGACCGAGACTCGCCTCGGCCTGATTCCGGCGACCATCAGCCCCTATGTTCTTGCGCGCATGGGCGAAGGCAAGGCACGCCGTGTGTTCATGTCGGCGCGGCTCTTTGGAGCCGAAGAGGCCCGTGATCTGGGTCTGGTCGCAAAGGTGGTGGAGCCGGACGACCTCGATGCCGCCATCGAGGCAGAGATCAAGCCCTACCTCGGCGCTGCGCCTGCCGCCGTCGCGGCCTCCAAGGCGCTTGCCCGTTCACTTGGGCCGGTGATCTCGGATACAGAGATCGACGACACGATCCGCCGGCTTGCCGACACCTGGGAGACTCCGGAAGCGCAGGAAGGCATCAGCGCCTTCTTCGACAAGCGAAAACCGAACTGGGTGACGAAGAGCTAA
- a CDS encoding DUF2278 family protein, giving the protein MSSFAGHPRTPALGILLSWRPCSGYGPTDTQRPVRLMPLTNYTLLKGRPSDYCLDEDDDPHIEIRIEDGSNSHRIALNVRSIQHPHDLLYALVSPLEHPGLAQLKTLPAGMHDLKRVRPRFEIDYIRGGMVIRHQMRQASFQLKGPENDLRDYIEPLLKSGIEDPSVTFYAIGERWGPEPKRADKYFGFRPGSGIHEVHMNQGSRGGHAANNGVGQDGALLIHFGSNDSWAGIFLGFQSQAWVTHDRTGHPQHVKNPPKVIDPLAPPIAIVAAMINPTGREIGRESVTLLNRTDGDLMLTGWQIMDDADRYQDLSGRLPAGEAHRFILEERPDQPRLPNKGGTIRLIAPDGTLADEVVYEKHQAAPEGWTAIF; this is encoded by the coding sequence ATGTCCAGTTTTGCCGGACATCCACGCACGCCTGCGCTGGGGATTTTGCTTTCATGGCGTCCGTGCTCCGGCTACGGTCCCACCGACACGCAAAGACCGGTTCGCCTGATGCCTTTGACAAACTACACGCTTTTGAAGGGCCGCCCTTCAGACTACTGCCTCGACGAAGACGATGATCCCCACATCGAGATCCGAATTGAGGACGGCAGCAACAGCCATCGCATTGCTCTGAACGTGCGCTCGATCCAGCATCCGCACGATCTTCTGTACGCGCTCGTCTCGCCGTTGGAGCATCCCGGTCTTGCCCAGCTGAAAACCCTGCCCGCTGGAATGCATGACCTGAAGCGGGTTCGGCCACGATTTGAAATAGATTACATTCGCGGCGGGATGGTCATCCGCCACCAGATGCGCCAGGCATCTTTCCAGCTCAAAGGCCCCGAAAACGACCTGCGCGACTACATCGAGCCACTGCTCAAATCGGGCATCGAAGACCCTTCCGTTACCTTTTACGCCATTGGCGAACGTTGGGGACCTGAGCCGAAGCGCGCGGACAAGTATTTCGGATTCCGGCCAGGCAGCGGTATCCACGAAGTCCACATGAACCAGGGATCACGCGGCGGACATGCCGCGAACAACGGTGTCGGTCAGGACGGCGCCTTGCTGATCCATTTCGGATCAAACGACAGCTGGGCGGGAATATTCCTGGGCTTCCAAAGCCAGGCCTGGGTCACCCATGACCGGACCGGACACCCTCAGCATGTCAAGAACCCACCCAAAGTCATCGATCCGTTGGCCCCGCCCATCGCGATCGTCGCCGCTATGATCAATCCGACCGGACGGGAAATCGGCCGCGAAAGCGTGACGCTCCTCAACCGCACCGATGGAGACCTGATGTTGACCGGCTGGCAAATCATGGACGACGCGGATCGTTACCAGGATCTCTCCGGCCGCCTGCCCGCAGGTGAAGCCCATCGTTTCATCCTGGAGGAACGACCGGACCAACCACGCCTGCCCAACAAGGGCGGTACAATCCGTCTCATCGCGCCGGATGGTACGCTGGCCGATGAGGTTGTTTACGAAAAACACCAGGCCGCACCCGAAGGCTGGACGGCGATCTTTTGA
- a CDS encoding heme biosynthesis HemY N-terminal domain-containing protein, with translation MIRVLIFFAILFAVTMGFAWMSDLPGVVSISWQGYVWEKPPVIVGLVAGLALIAFLLAVWIVLTVLRSPKIATRFFKRRRKDKGYEALSSGLIALGTGNAKQARRHGLDADRLLNDEPATKLLLAQTAQLAGRDEEARERFEAMLEEKKTRALGLHGLFIEAERQQEPVAARHYAEEAAREMPGLEWAGKAVLGYQAVASHWEEALKTLERNYTAKMLDKKTYRRHRAVVLTALAQNLESGEPDRAYSLAKEAHGLALDLVPAAALAARLATRKGEIRKASKLIESTWRVSPHPDLAEAYAHVRSGDSAVDRLKRVKSLAGQRANTNVGAMAVARAALDAREFDDAREQLKKVLRSEPVRGAFLMMAELEEAEHGDRGRMRDWLSRAVHAPLDKAWIADGVVSREWQAVSPVTGKLDAFDWKTPSGFDDDGRGDVIEDAMFDAPALPVVSATTATATVEPAIIVAEEAPQAAASAKEAEPEVIKAEAGVTAAAQEEPAKSAPSPDATAGYEGTTDDVGHAKRPQDLTDSSDGGVAATATSDVSKAEPASDKSDMAEESPAKAGTSAETATAAAVVDETEIRAPASANKQAAADEDLKIPIELPFARMPDDPGLDDDEDEDKPKRPRFFN, from the coding sequence ATGATCCGGGTCCTGATCTTTTTTGCCATTCTTTTCGCCGTGACCATGGGGTTTGCATGGATGTCCGACCTGCCGGGCGTCGTGTCGATCAGCTGGCAAGGCTATGTCTGGGAAAAACCACCTGTGATCGTGGGGCTGGTCGCGGGATTGGCCCTGATCGCCTTTCTCCTGGCGGTCTGGATTGTGCTTACGGTGCTCCGCTCGCCCAAGATTGCTACACGCTTTTTCAAGCGCAGGCGGAAGGACAAGGGATACGAAGCCCTCTCCAGTGGGCTGATTGCGCTGGGCACGGGCAACGCCAAACAGGCGCGCCGTCACGGTCTGGATGCGGATCGGCTTTTGAACGATGAACCGGCAACAAAGCTGCTTCTGGCACAGACAGCACAGTTGGCCGGGCGCGATGAAGAAGCGCGGGAGCGTTTCGAGGCAATGCTGGAAGAAAAGAAGACGCGGGCACTCGGCCTGCATGGTCTCTTTATTGAAGCCGAGCGGCAACAGGAACCAGTTGCTGCGCGCCACTACGCTGAAGAAGCGGCCCGTGAAATGCCTGGCCTGGAATGGGCCGGAAAGGCGGTGCTCGGCTATCAGGCTGTCGCGAGCCATTGGGAAGAGGCGCTGAAAACGCTCGAGCGCAATTACACCGCCAAGATGCTCGACAAGAAAACCTATCGTCGGCATAGGGCTGTGGTGCTGACCGCGCTTGCTCAGAACCTGGAAAGCGGCGAGCCGGATCGGGCGTATTCTCTGGCGAAGGAAGCGCATGGTCTTGCGCTGGATCTGGTGCCGGCCGCTGCCCTGGCCGCACGGCTTGCGACCCGCAAGGGCGAAATTCGCAAGGCTTCCAAGCTGATCGAATCCACCTGGCGGGTTTCACCGCACCCGGATCTAGCGGAGGCCTATGCGCATGTTCGCAGCGGCGATTCGGCTGTGGACCGCCTGAAACGCGTGAAGTCTCTGGCAGGCCAGCGCGCCAACACCAATGTGGGCGCCATGGCCGTTGCCCGTGCAGCTCTCGACGCACGCGAGTTCGATGACGCGCGGGAGCAACTGAAAAAGGTTCTGCGCTCCGAACCGGTGCGTGGCGCCTTCCTGATGATGGCGGAGCTGGAAGAAGCCGAGCATGGCGACCGGGGACGCATGCGCGACTGGTTGTCGCGCGCCGTTCACGCGCCGCTCGACAAAGCGTGGATCGCAGACGGCGTCGTGTCTCGTGAGTGGCAAGCGGTCTCTCCTGTCACTGGCAAGCTCGATGCCTTTGATTGGAAGACGCCCTCAGGCTTTGACGACGATGGTCGTGGCGACGTGATCGAAGACGCAATGTTTGATGCGCCCGCCTTGCCGGTCGTGTCGGCGACCACAGCAACGGCAACTGTCGAGCCGGCGATCATCGTTGCTGAAGAAGCCCCACAAGCTGCGGCTTCGGCGAAAGAGGCTGAGCCGGAGGTGATCAAAGCGGAGGCCGGTGTCACAGCAGCCGCGCAGGAGGAGCCTGCAAAGTCAGCACCCTCCCCGGATGCCACGGCCGGCTATGAGGGCACGACGGATGATGTCGGCCATGCAAAGCGCCCACAGGACCTCACAGATAGCTCCGATGGTGGTGTCGCGGCGACTGCCACGTCTGACGTCAGCAAGGCAGAGCCTGCGTCCGACAAGAGCGATATGGCTGAGGAGTCGCCTGCCAAGGCAGGGACTAGCGCCGAGACGGCCACTGCTGCAGCTGTGGTCGATGAAACCGAGATCAGGGCCCCGGCTTCTGCGAACAAACAGGCGGCGGCTGATGAGGATCTGAAGATCCCGATCGAACTGCCTTTCGCCAGAATGCCGGATGATCCGGGACTTGATGACGATGAGGACGAGGACAAACCGAAACGCCCGCGTTTCTTCAACTGA
- a CDS encoding NAD(P)H-dependent glycerol-3-phosphate dehydrogenase produces the protein MRPINKIAVLGGGAWGTALALTAARAGRQVTLWARDPNVVSEIRSRQHNPRYLPGITFDEKIEATSDLRDVGSADALLLVTPAQTTRETLRALTEIGIFAVPIVLCAKGIEQSSGKLLSQILAEELPDAIPAILSGPSFADDVAKGLPTAVTVACENSDTAEMLAIAMAAPSFRPYASTDVTGAQVGGSLKNVLAIACGAVVGRKLGASAQAALTARGFAELTRLGSALGAQNETLTGLSGLGDLVLTCSSTQSRNFRFGIELGEGRKAADLIAEGGKLAEGAHTARVAVELGRRHDVELPICEVVAAIISGTLSIDKALTTLMSRPLKHEAESGRN, from the coding sequence ATGAGGCCGATCAACAAGATTGCCGTTCTTGGCGGCGGCGCATGGGGCACGGCTCTGGCGCTAACCGCGGCCCGTGCAGGCCGGCAGGTGACCCTTTGGGCCCGCGATCCGAATGTTGTCTCCGAGATCAGGTCTCGCCAGCACAACCCGCGTTATCTGCCGGGAATCACCTTCGATGAGAAGATCGAGGCAACCAGCGACTTGCGCGACGTCGGCTCCGCCGATGCCCTGCTTCTGGTGACGCCCGCACAAACCACCCGGGAAACGCTGCGCGCACTCACTGAAATCGGAATCTTCGCCGTTCCGATCGTTCTCTGCGCCAAGGGGATCGAGCAAAGCTCCGGAAAACTGCTCTCTCAGATCCTCGCCGAGGAACTGCCGGATGCAATTCCAGCCATCCTGTCCGGTCCCAGTTTCGCTGATGATGTTGCAAAGGGCCTGCCGACAGCGGTCACCGTTGCCTGTGAGAACAGCGACACTGCCGAAATGCTGGCGATTGCCATGGCCGCACCGTCCTTCCGCCCCTACGCATCGACCGACGTCACCGGCGCACAGGTCGGCGGCTCGCTCAAGAATGTGCTCGCGATCGCCTGTGGTGCCGTCGTGGGCCGGAAGCTCGGCGCCAGCGCCCAGGCAGCCCTCACGGCCAGAGGCTTTGCCGAACTGACACGACTTGGATCAGCGCTTGGCGCGCAAAATGAGACGCTCACCGGGCTGTCCGGCCTCGGCGACCTTGTTCTGACTTGTTCTTCGACGCAATCCCGCAATTTCCGTTTTGGCATCGAGTTGGGCGAAGGCCGCAAAGCCGCTGACCTGATCGCAGAGGGCGGCAAATTGGCGGAAGGTGCTCATACAGCCAGAGTTGCCGTCGAGCTCGGCCGCCGCCACGATGTGGAATTGCCGATTTGCGAAGTCGTCGCGGCAATCATCAGCGGCACTTTGTCCATCGACAAGGCGCTGACCACCCTCATGTCCCGGCCGTTGAAGCATGAAGCCGAAAGCGGCCGAAACTGA
- a CDS encoding acyl-CoA synthetase, whose translation MLPEANTYEELVERFEWQIPETFNIGFATCDAWANREPEREALVFIDADGTAQSYSYGDLKRLSNQLASLFHDRGLVRGDRVGVLLPQRPETAFAHIAALKSGAITIPLFTLFGDEALQYRLGNSGAKIIVTDAAGAEKIERIRHELPDLETVLCTDGACFGALDLVAEMEGQSARFEPLATKPADPAIIIYTSGTTGQPKGALHGHRVLLGHLPGVEMSHDFLGQPGDRIWTPADWAWIGGLLDVLMPALYLGVPVVACRFKKFTAEAAFELIEQQKIRNAFLPPTALKMMRQVTDPEKRWTLNMRSIASGGETLGAELIAWGQKTFGLTINEFYGQTECNMIVSSSASIMEARPGIMGRAVPGHDVNVVDLDGKILPEDTLGNIAVKSPDPVMFLGYWENEQATRDKFAGDWLLTGDKGTRDADGWITFIGRDDDVITSSGYRIGPGEIEDCLLRHPAVALTGVVGKPDPQRTEIVKAFIVLKEGIEGTDDLAAEIAKFVKTQLAAHEYPREIAFVDTLPMTTTGKVIRRELRSMPDDGIAASN comes from the coding sequence ATGCTGCCTGAGGCAAACACATACGAAGAACTGGTTGAACGCTTCGAATGGCAGATCCCCGAGACGTTCAATATCGGGTTCGCGACCTGCGATGCCTGGGCGAATCGTGAGCCGGAACGCGAAGCGCTCGTCTTTATCGATGCGGACGGGACAGCGCAGAGTTACAGCTACGGCGATCTGAAACGCCTGTCGAACCAACTGGCATCGCTCTTTCATGACCGGGGGCTGGTCCGGGGCGATCGTGTCGGTGTGCTCTTGCCACAGCGCCCTGAGACAGCCTTTGCCCATATCGCGGCGCTCAAAAGCGGGGCAATCACGATCCCGCTTTTCACCCTGTTCGGGGATGAAGCGCTTCAATACCGTCTTGGCAACTCGGGTGCAAAAATCATCGTCACCGATGCCGCTGGTGCGGAAAAGATCGAACGCATCCGGCATGAACTGCCCGATCTTGAAACCGTTCTGTGCACTGATGGTGCCTGTTTCGGCGCGCTTGACCTTGTCGCGGAAATGGAGGGCCAGTCAGCACGTTTCGAGCCACTTGCCACCAAGCCAGCCGACCCCGCGATCATTATCTATACATCGGGCACCACCGGCCAGCCCAAGGGCGCGCTGCATGGCCACCGGGTCCTGCTTGGACACCTGCCAGGCGTCGAGATGAGCCATGACTTTCTTGGCCAGCCCGGCGACCGCATATGGACGCCGGCCGACTGGGCCTGGATCGGGGGCCTGCTCGATGTCCTGATGCCGGCGCTGTATCTCGGCGTCCCGGTTGTTGCATGCCGCTTCAAGAAATTCACCGCGGAAGCCGCTTTCGAACTGATCGAACAGCAGAAAATCCGCAATGCGTTTCTGCCGCCAACCGCGCTGAAGATGATGCGCCAGGTCACTGATCCGGAGAAACGCTGGACCCTCAACATGCGCTCGATTGCGTCCGGTGGCGAGACCCTCGGCGCGGAACTCATCGCCTGGGGGCAAAAGACCTTCGGACTGACGATCAACGAATTCTACGGCCAGACCGAATGCAACATGATCGTCTCGAGCAGCGCATCGATCATGGAGGCCCGCCCAGGCATCATGGGACGCGCTGTGCCCGGCCACGACGTCAATGTGGTCGATCTCGACGGCAAGATCCTGCCAGAGGATACGCTGGGGAACATTGCGGTGAAGTCGCCAGATCCGGTCATGTTCCTCGGCTATTGGGAGAACGAACAGGCCACCAGGGACAAATTCGCCGGCGACTGGCTTTTGACAGGTGACAAGGGCACCCGGGATGCGGACGGCTGGATCACGTTCATCGGTCGCGATGACGATGTCATCACTTCTTCCGGCTACCGAATCGGCCCTGGCGAGATCGAGGATTGCCTGTTGAGACATCCTGCCGTGGCATTGACCGGCGTTGTCGGCAAGCCTGATCCGCAACGCACGGAAATCGTCAAGGCTTTCATCGTTCTCAAAGAGGGTATCGAGGGCACGGACGACCTGGCGGCAGAGATCGCGAAATTCGTGAAGACACAGCTCGCCGCCCATGAGTATCCGCGTGAGATCGCCTTCGTCGACACGCTTCCCATGACAACCACCGGCAAAGTCATCCGGCGCGAACTGCGATCGATGCCCGACGATGGCATCGCCGCTTCGAATTGA
- the hemC gene encoding hydroxymethylbilane synthase — MQSKPLRIGTRGSALALAQAQETRARLMAAHGIDEDAFEIVVIKTSGDQIQDRPLSEVGGKGLFTKEIEEALLDGRIDLAVHSSKDMPTVLPEGLALTAFLPREDVRDAFISHKAETLMDLPQNAVVGSSSLRRQAMIKRLRPDIEVVMYRGNVQTRLRKLAEGQVDATLLAYAGLKRLGLGDVVTSLLEPDDFLPAVGQGAICIESREKDGRTLELLAAIHDQETQVRLDAERAFLAVLDGSCRTPIGGLALVEGDRITFKGTILKPDGSVVHDIAREGPAADALALGRDAGEALKAIAGPNFLAS; from the coding sequence TTGCAATCAAAACCTTTGCGTATCGGAACGCGTGGAAGCGCTCTCGCTCTTGCCCAGGCCCAGGAAACACGTGCCCGCCTGATGGCTGCACATGGGATCGACGAAGACGCCTTCGAGATCGTCGTCATCAAGACGTCCGGCGACCAGATCCAGGATCGGCCTCTTTCCGAAGTTGGCGGCAAAGGCTTGTTTACGAAGGAAATCGAAGAAGCGCTGCTGGACGGGCGAATTGATCTTGCGGTCCATTCTTCCAAGGACATGCCGACCGTGTTGCCGGAAGGACTGGCCCTGACGGCTTTTCTGCCGCGTGAGGATGTGCGTGATGCGTTCATCTCGCACAAGGCCGAGACCTTGATGGATCTGCCTCAGAACGCGGTTGTCGGGTCCAGTTCGCTGCGCCGGCAGGCGATGATCAAGCGCCTGCGCCCTGACATCGAGGTGGTGATGTATCGCGGCAATGTGCAGACGCGGCTGAGAAAGCTCGCCGAGGGACAGGTCGATGCGACGCTCCTGGCCTATGCGGGACTGAAGCGGCTCGGTCTTGGCGACGTGGTAACCAGCCTTCTGGAGCCGGACGACTTTCTTCCTGCAGTCGGGCAGGGGGCTATCTGCATTGAAAGCCGTGAAAAGGACGGGCGGACCCTCGAACTGCTTGCCGCAATTCATGATCAGGAAACGCAGGTTCGGCTCGATGCGGAACGGGCGTTTCTTGCCGTGCTGGATGGTTCCTGCCGCACACCGATCGGCGGTCTTGCGCTTGTCGAGGGTGACCGGATTACTTTCAAGGGCACAATCCTGAAGCCGGACGGATCGGTTGTTCATGACATCGCCCGCGAGGGACCGGCAGCGGACGCTCTTGCCCTTGGCCGTGACGCCGGCGAAGCGCTCAAAGCCATCGCCGGACCGAATTTCCTGGCCAGCTGA
- the tsaD gene encoding tRNA (adenosine(37)-N6)-threonylcarbamoyltransferase complex transferase subunit TsaD, protein MTVLGIETSCDETAAAIVRGPANAEILSNVVRSQIDEHTEFGGVVPEIAARAHIEVLDRIIDEAMKNADCDWDDIDAVAATAGPGLIGGVIVGLMTAKGIAMAAGKPLVAVNHLEGHALTARLTDDLEFPFLLLLVSGGHSQFLLVKGVGDYERLGTTIDDAIGEAFDKTAKLLDLPYPGGPAVERMAAQGDVSRFKLPRPLLDRPGLDMSFAGLKTALRTQAKKLEPIDDQTVADLCAAFQRAVADVLASRTKSALSLFEDRFPGRPPVVVVAGGVAANKEIRSALTSTASEANARFIAPPLQLCTDNAAMIAWAGIEKMRLGPVDDMATSPRPRWPLDQTASGVLGSGKKGAKV, encoded by the coding sequence CTGACCGTCCTGGGCATTGAAACCAGCTGCGATGAAACCGCAGCGGCCATCGTGCGTGGACCGGCAAATGCTGAAATTCTGTCCAATGTCGTCCGCTCGCAGATCGACGAGCACACCGAATTCGGCGGCGTCGTGCCCGAAATCGCCGCACGCGCGCACATCGAAGTGCTGGACCGCATCATCGATGAGGCCATGAAAAACGCCGACTGCGACTGGGACGACATCGATGCCGTGGCCGCGACCGCCGGCCCTGGCCTCATCGGCGGCGTCATCGTGGGTCTTATGACCGCGAAAGGCATCGCCATGGCCGCCGGCAAACCGCTGGTCGCGGTGAACCATCTGGAAGGCCACGCCCTGACGGCACGCCTGACCGATGACCTTGAGTTTCCGTTTTTGCTGCTTCTGGTCTCCGGCGGTCACAGTCAATTTCTTCTGGTCAAGGGCGTCGGCGACTACGAGCGGCTCGGCACCACAATCGACGATGCGATTGGCGAAGCCTTTGACAAGACCGCCAAGCTCCTCGACCTGCCCTACCCTGGCGGTCCTGCCGTCGAGCGCATGGCGGCACAGGGCGATGTTTCCCGCTTCAAGCTGCCACGGCCGCTTCTGGATCGGCCCGGCCTCGATATGTCCTTTGCGGGTCTGAAGACGGCACTTCGGACCCAGGCCAAAAAGCTGGAACCCATCGACGACCAGACGGTCGCCGATCTTTGCGCCGCCTTTCAACGCGCCGTGGCCGATGTTCTGGCCAGCCGGACCAAATCGGCACTCTCCCTGTTCGAAGACAGATTCCCGGGCCGTCCGCCCGTCGTGGTGGTCGCTGGAGGCGTTGCCGCGAACAAGGAAATTCGCTCGGCACTCACCAGCACTGCATCTGAGGCCAATGCACGTTTCATTGCGCCGCCCTTGCAGCTTTGCACCGACAATGCGGCGATGATCGCCTGGGCCGGCATCGAAAAAATGCGCCTCGGGCCCGTCGACGACATGGCAACCTCCCCGCGACCGCGGTGGCCACTGGACCAAACCGCGAGCGGCGTGCTCGGCTCCGGCAAGAAGGGCGCAAAGGTCTAA
- a CDS encoding NUDIX domain-containing protein, which translates to MRIYHKAYVYLTCGDRLLVFDEPDTPELGLQVPGGTIDPGESYLIGARREFIEETGLTLDTAFEHFADQDLPFETMAADGKIQAPLNRPLKGRHLRKLYHATIDTAPKEEWEHFEMSPSNGGPPIRFRLFWLDLHDPRAMDPGNFFAEFGAQLDPLRQRIQGARS; encoded by the coding sequence ATGCGCATCTACCACAAGGCCTATGTCTATCTGACCTGTGGCGACAGACTGCTGGTCTTTGATGAGCCGGATACGCCTGAGCTCGGCCTGCAAGTGCCAGGCGGCACCATCGATCCCGGAGAAAGCTACCTGATCGGCGCGCGCCGCGAGTTCATCGAGGAAACCGGTCTTACGCTGGACACCGCGTTCGAACACTTCGCGGACCAGGACCTCCCGTTTGAAACCATGGCCGCCGATGGTAAAATCCAGGCACCGCTCAACAGGCCCCTCAAGGGCCGCCACTTGCGCAAACTTTACCACGCCACGATCGACACAGCGCCAAAGGAAGAGTGGGAGCATTTCGAAATGAGCCCCAGCAACGGCGGTCCGCCGATCCGCTTCCGATTGTTCTGGCTGGATCTGCATGATCCAAGAGCAATGGATCCCGGCAATTTCTTTGCAGAATTTGGCGCTCAACTGGATCCGCTGCGTCAGCGCATCCAAGGAGCCAGATCATGA
- a CDS encoding hydroxymethylglutaryl-CoA lyase, translating into MSEFVTVFEMGPRDGLQNEAVFVPTEDKIRLVDMLSDCGFRKIEVTSFVSPKWVPQMADAKEVLEGIYRHPSIFYTALTPNVKGYNAAKKASADEIAIFGSASEGFSKKNINCSVAESIERFKPLVEKAHEDSMPVRGYISCVTDCPYDGATPPEEVARVAGLLMDLGCYEISLGDTIGSGTPETISRMLEAVLSVVPADRLAGHYHDTKGRAVDNIEASLEKGVRVFDAAIGGLGGCPYAPGAKGNVATEAVVEFLHRKGFETGLKMEKLKLASDFALSLRSDDA; encoded by the coding sequence ATGAGTGAATTCGTCACCGTCTTCGAAATGGGACCGCGCGACGGGCTCCAGAACGAAGCTGTTTTCGTTCCCACCGAAGACAAGATCAGGCTGGTCGACATGCTCTCGGACTGCGGCTTCCGCAAGATCGAGGTGACCAGCTTCGTCAGCCCGAAGTGGGTTCCGCAAATGGCAGACGCTAAGGAAGTGCTGGAAGGCATCTACCGGCACCCGAGCATTTTCTACACGGCGCTGACGCCCAATGTGAAAGGCTACAACGCCGCCAAAAAAGCCTCAGCGGATGAAATCGCCATCTTCGGCTCGGCGTCTGAAGGCTTTTCGAAAAAGAACATCAACTGTTCCGTCGCCGAAAGCATCGAACGCTTCAAGCCTCTGGTCGAAAAGGCCCATGAGGACAGCATGCCGGTGCGCGGGTACATTTCCTGCGTTACCGACTGCCCCTATGACGGCGCAACGCCTCCGGAAGAGGTCGCGCGTGTTGCCGGGTTGTTGATGGATCTTGGCTGCTACGAGATTTCCCTCGGAGACACCATCGGCAGCGGCACGCCGGAAACCATCTCCAGAATGCTGGAAGCCGTCCTGAGCGTTGTTCCCGCCGACAGGCTTGCCGGTCACTATCACGACACGAAGGGACGGGCCGTCGACAACATCGAGGCAAGCCTCGAAAAGGGAGTCCGCGTGTTCGACGCCGCAATTGGCGGCCTCGGCGGTTGCCCCTATGCGCCGGGCGCAAAGGGCAACGTCGCAACAGAGGCTGTCGTCGAATTCCTGCACCGCAAGGGCTTTGAAACCGGCCTCAAGATGGAGAAGCTCAAGCTTGCTTCCGACTTTGCACTGTCTTTGCGGAGTGACGACGCATGA
- a CDS encoding uroporphyrinogen-III synthase, whose protein sequence is MRFLLTRPAPDCARSAERLRALGHEAVEAPMLKMVATDPGELDLAGVSALAVTSGRVGGLLADRADLSALLELPVYTVGNRSAEAMRAAGFDRVLSANGDFADLVNLILAEAPWGRVLYLAAADRAGDLEGHLHRGAVACGLVEVYRMDRVTDLEPAVLEVLKSGELDALLLYSRRTAEALLSALADHELMGLLSSLRVIAISQQVAAALPDTACVEVAAHPTEEALFAQALTGC, encoded by the coding sequence ATGCGCTTCCTTCTCACACGCCCTGCACCAGATTGCGCCCGAAGTGCCGAACGGCTCAGAGCGCTGGGGCATGAGGCGGTGGAAGCGCCGATGCTGAAAATGGTGGCGACCGATCCGGGAGAATTGGATCTCGCCGGTGTGTCAGCCTTGGCTGTGACAAGCGGTCGGGTTGGCGGACTGCTTGCTGACCGCGCCGATCTTTCCGCGCTCCTTGAATTGCCCGTTTATACGGTGGGGAATCGAAGCGCCGAAGCGATGCGCGCTGCTGGCTTTGACCGTGTGCTGTCGGCAAATGGCGACTTTGCCGATCTGGTCAACCTCATCCTGGCAGAGGCGCCTTGGGGCCGTGTGTTGTATCTTGCTGCAGCGGATCGGGCCGGGGACCTCGAAGGCCATCTGCACCGCGGCGCTGTGGCCTGCGGTCTGGTCGAAGTCTATCGGATGGATCGCGTCACAGATCTTGAACCGGCGGTTCTGGAGGTGCTTAAATCTGGGGAACTCGATGCGCTTCTGCTTTACTCGCGCCGAACGGCGGAAGCGTTGCTTTCAGCCTTGGCTGATCATGAGTTAATGGGGCTTTTGTCCAGCTTGCGCGTCATTGCTATATCGCAGCAGGTTGCCGCAGCGTTGCCGGATACGGCTTGTGTTGAAGTTGCGGCGCACCCAACTGAAGAGGCACTGTTCGCGCAGGCTTTAACAGGTTGTTAA